In a single window of the Natronosalvus caseinilyticus genome:
- a CDS encoding FAD-dependent oxidoreductase: MSDAPRVEIYTKENCPYCEKAKDLFDAKEVAYETYNVTGDEDLFEEMVDRAEGRKTAPEVFVNDELIGGWDETSALDETGELDEMLGIAREDDCEVVEHRRLIIAGTGIAGLTAAIYAGRSNNEPLVIEGDEPGGQLTLTTDVANYPGFPEGISGPELVNDMKEQARQFGAELKNGIVANVERLEDPSVVEGATEDSFCVDLTNGDRYTADAVIVASGASARTLGIPGEDELMGYGLSTCATCDGAFFRDEDMLVVGGGDAAMEEASFLTKFADTVYLAHRREEFRAEDYWIDRVHEHVEDGNIEIMKNTELIEIHGSQEEGVDHVTLVRNEKGHPTDRLDDPETEEFDFDVGAVFFAIGHTPNTDYLEGLGIETDDEGYLETKGGDGGGQTETDVAGIFGAGDVVDYHYQQAVTAAGMGSKAAIDADEYLEDLEREREDAVLEEREEVPAADD; this comes from the coding sequence ATGAGCGACGCCCCTCGAGTCGAAATTTACACCAAAGAGAACTGCCCGTACTGCGAGAAGGCGAAGGACCTCTTCGACGCCAAGGAGGTCGCCTACGAGACCTACAACGTCACGGGTGACGAGGACCTGTTCGAGGAGATGGTCGACCGCGCCGAGGGCCGCAAGACCGCCCCCGAAGTGTTCGTGAACGACGAACTGATCGGCGGCTGGGACGAGACCAGCGCCCTCGACGAGACCGGCGAACTCGACGAGATGCTCGGGATCGCCCGCGAAGACGACTGCGAGGTCGTCGAGCACCGTCGCCTGATCATCGCCGGAACGGGTATCGCCGGCCTGACGGCGGCCATCTACGCCGGCCGGTCGAACAACGAGCCCCTGGTCATCGAGGGCGACGAACCCGGCGGCCAGCTCACCTTGACGACCGACGTGGCGAACTACCCGGGCTTCCCCGAGGGGATCAGCGGCCCGGAACTCGTGAACGACATGAAGGAACAGGCCCGCCAGTTCGGCGCCGAGCTGAAAAACGGCATCGTCGCGAACGTCGAACGGCTCGAGGATCCCTCGGTCGTGGAGGGCGCCACCGAGGACTCCTTCTGCGTCGACCTCACCAACGGCGACCGCTACACCGCCGACGCCGTCATCGTCGCCTCCGGCGCCAGCGCCCGAACCCTCGGCATCCCTGGCGAGGACGAACTCATGGGCTACGGCCTCTCGACGTGTGCGACCTGCGACGGCGCGTTCTTCCGCGACGAGGACATGCTCGTGGTCGGCGGTGGCGACGCAGCCATGGAGGAAGCCTCGTTCCTCACGAAGTTCGCCGACACGGTCTACCTGGCCCACCGCCGCGAGGAGTTCCGCGCCGAGGACTACTGGATCGACCGCGTCCACGAGCACGTCGAGGACGGCAACATCGAGATCATGAAGAACACCGAATTGATCGAGATTCACGGCTCCCAGGAGGAAGGTGTCGACCACGTCACCCTCGTTCGCAACGAGAAGGGGCACCCCACCGACCGCCTCGACGACCCCGAAACCGAGGAGTTCGACTTCGACGTCGGCGCCGTCTTCTTCGCCATCGGCCACACGCCCAACACCGACTACCTCGAGGGACTCGGCATCGAAACCGACGACGAAGGCTACCTCGAGACAAAAGGCGGCGACGGCGGCGGCCAGACCGAAACCGACGTCGCCGGTATCTTCGGCGCCGGCGACGTCGTTGACTACCACTACCAGCAAGCGGTCACCGCCGCGGGCATGGGCTCGAAGGCGGCCATCGACGCCGACGAGTACCTCGAGGACCTCGAGCGAGAGCGCGAGGACGCCGTGCTCGAGGAGAGAGAGGAAGTTCCGGCGGCCGACGACTGA
- a CDS encoding Rrf2 family transcriptional regulator, with product MSSIELTPSQKKILRALTNLHSEDEDAIKGEDIAEQVDRNPGTIRNQMQSLKALQLVEGVPGPKGGYKPTAAAFEALEIQQMDEPAAVPLTHEGTPIEGIIVEEIDLSSVHHPELCRAEIHVQGSTGDIHEGDSVTVGPTPLSKLVIEGVLDGKDDTNNILILRIEDMVAPAEEPAH from the coding sequence ATGTCATCAATCGAGCTTACCCCGAGCCAAAAGAAAATTTTGCGTGCGCTCACCAATCTTCACTCCGAGGACGAAGATGCGATCAAAGGTGAAGACATCGCCGAGCAGGTCGACCGCAACCCGGGAACCATCCGCAACCAGATGCAGAGCCTGAAGGCCCTCCAGCTGGTCGAGGGCGTACCTGGCCCCAAAGGCGGCTACAAACCGACTGCAGCCGCCTTCGAGGCCCTCGAGATCCAGCAAATGGACGAGCCGGCGGCCGTCCCGCTCACCCACGAGGGCACCCCGATCGAGGGGATCATCGTCGAGGAGATCGACCTCTCGAGCGTCCACCACCCGGAACTCTGCCGGGCCGAGATTCACGTCCAGGGCTCGACCGGTGACATCCACGAGGGCGACAGCGTCACCGTCGGGCCGACGCCGCTGTCGAAACTGGTCATCGAGGGAGTACTCGATGGGAAAGACGACACGAACAACATCCTGATTCTCCGGATCGAGGACATGGTCGCGCCGGCAGAAGAGCCGGCCCACTGA
- a CDS encoding DNA-3-methyladenine glycosylase family protein has translation MATATVSDTIAVEALSGGFDLYLTLESGQSYLWTRSDGEMYTDRRAPETWYRTVVDDVPIRVRQPDGPGGDLEWHSTVDADPLVRELLRLEDDLEAIAADAPDDPLIRAAYAAHDGMRLVDDPPFGTLISFICSAQMRVGRIHGMVSTLAREYGDAYALAGQTVYAFPTPDQLARATEADLRDLRLGYRAPYVQRTAEMVADGEARPEDACDLEYEAAREYLTRFVGVGDKVADCVLLFSLGFDEAVPLDTWIRSAIAEYYPDCDQGSYAETSRAIRERLGGRYAGYAQTYLFHHLRTGAVDA, from the coding sequence ATGGCGACAGCCACTGTCAGCGACACGATTGCCGTCGAAGCCCTCTCGGGCGGGTTCGACCTGTACCTCACCCTCGAGAGCGGCCAGAGCTACCTCTGGACGCGAAGCGACGGCGAGATGTACACGGACCGTCGGGCGCCCGAGACGTGGTACCGGACCGTCGTCGACGACGTTCCGATCCGGGTGCGCCAGCCCGACGGCCCCGGTGGCGACCTCGAGTGGCACTCGACGGTCGACGCCGACCCGCTCGTCCGCGAACTGTTGCGTCTCGAGGACGACCTCGAGGCGATCGCCGCGGACGCGCCCGACGATCCGCTGATACGGGCGGCGTACGCGGCCCACGACGGGATGCGACTGGTCGACGACCCACCCTTCGGGACGTTGATCTCGTTCATCTGTTCGGCGCAGATGCGCGTTGGACGGATCCACGGCATGGTTTCGACGCTCGCGCGGGAGTACGGCGACGCCTACGCGCTCGCCGGCCAGACCGTCTACGCCTTCCCGACGCCCGACCAGCTCGCGAGGGCCACCGAAGCCGACCTCCGGGACCTGCGCCTGGGGTATCGCGCCCCCTACGTCCAGCGCACGGCCGAGATGGTCGCAGACGGCGAGGCCCGCCCCGAGGACGCCTGCGACCTCGAGTACGAGGCCGCTCGCGAGTACCTCACGCGGTTCGTCGGCGTCGGCGACAAGGTGGCCGACTGCGTCCTGCTCTTCTCGCTGGGGTTCGACGAGGCCGTGCCTCTCGACACGTGGATCAGGAGCGCCATCGCGGAGTACTACCCCGATTGCGACCAGGGATCGTACGCCGAGACGTCTCGAGCGATTCGCGAGCGACTCGGCGGGCGTTACGCCGGGTATGCCCAGACGTACCTCTTCCATCACCTGCGGACGGGTGCCGTCGACGCGTAA
- a CDS encoding DUF389 domain-containing protein, giving the protein MRLIQALVPSAVRDDVLFALDTEGIDYVTLRENTDEEDSVIVQFPLPTQAVEEVLETLEEAGVDDDFIVVSSIETARTPGLESLEKRFVSGSESDDSIFYEEIRTRALNMTPNRLTYYAMTLLSAVVATAGLLLDSPAIVVGSMVIAPQVSAALTGTVGMVLNDRGMIVGGISSLVGGLVAAMAGAFAFAWLVRSGAIVPSTIEITAIHQVSTRISPDLLSLLIGICAGAAGAFGLATALPVSLVGVMIAAALIPAAAAVGIGLAWNAPLVAAGAFVLLTINAASIVLSGLAVFWYLGYRPDHWVPGDLRGNLARDRLGAIVPAILVLSLVCLLAGGVLFHHVSFENDVNEEIRTVLDNPEYDRLELVELRTEFAGGDLATSYEVTAVIRRPDGVAYPDLVSTLEDALEDRTGRQIDVTVEYVDRDTGANLGDARFDSVNRHADDRGMGGSPGPTAECQERKAFRSPVRSTDT; this is encoded by the coding sequence ATGCGACTGATACAGGCGCTCGTCCCCTCCGCCGTCCGGGACGACGTGCTGTTCGCGCTCGACACCGAGGGGATCGACTACGTAACCCTCCGGGAGAACACCGACGAGGAAGACAGCGTCATCGTCCAGTTTCCGTTGCCCACACAGGCCGTCGAGGAGGTCCTCGAGACGCTCGAGGAAGCCGGCGTCGACGACGACTTCATCGTCGTCAGTTCGATCGAGACGGCACGGACGCCGGGCCTCGAGTCCCTCGAGAAGCGCTTCGTCAGCGGGAGCGAGTCCGACGACAGTATCTTCTACGAAGAGATTCGGACGCGGGCACTGAACATGACGCCGAACCGCCTCACCTACTACGCGATGACGCTTCTGAGTGCAGTCGTGGCGACGGCCGGCCTTCTGCTCGACTCGCCGGCTATCGTCGTGGGGTCGATGGTCATCGCCCCGCAGGTGAGCGCCGCGCTGACCGGCACCGTCGGGATGGTGCTCAACGACCGCGGCATGATCGTCGGCGGCATCTCCTCGCTCGTCGGCGGGCTGGTGGCCGCGATGGCCGGGGCGTTCGCGTTCGCCTGGCTCGTCCGCTCGGGGGCCATCGTCCCCTCGACTATCGAGATCACGGCCATCCACCAGGTGAGCACCCGCATCTCGCCCGACCTCCTCTCGCTGCTCATTGGCATCTGCGCCGGTGCTGCGGGCGCGTTCGGGCTGGCGACCGCCCTGCCCGTCTCACTCGTCGGCGTCATGATCGCCGCGGCGCTCATCCCCGCCGCGGCGGCCGTGGGCATCGGCCTGGCCTGGAACGCGCCCCTGGTCGCGGCCGGAGCGTTCGTCCTGCTCACGATCAACGCCGCGTCCATCGTCCTCTCCGGCCTCGCCGTCTTCTGGTACCTCGGCTACCGGCCCGACCACTGGGTCCCGGGAGATCTGCGTGGGAACCTGGCCCGCGACCGCCTCGGCGCGATCGTTCCCGCAATCCTCGTCCTCTCGCTCGTCTGCCTGCTCGCCGGCGGCGTCCTCTTCCACCACGTCTCCTTCGAAAACGACGTCAACGAGGAGATCCGAACCGTCCTCGATAATCCCGAGTACGACCGGCTCGAGCTCGTCGAACTCCGGACGGAGTTCGCCGGGGGCGACCTGGCTACCTCCTACGAGGTGACCGCCGTAATTCGCCGTCCCGACGGTGTCGCCTACCCGGACCTCGTCTCTACCCTCGAGGACGCGCTCGAGGATCGGACGGGTCGCCAGATCGACGTGACCGTCGAGTACGTCGACCGGGACACCGGAGCGAACCTTGGCGACGCGCGGTTCGACTCGGTGAACCGACATGCGGACGACCGCGGAATGGGAGGGTCGCCAGGACCGACCGCGGAATGCCAGGAACGCAAGGCGTTTAGGTCGCCTGTGCGTAGTACGGATACATGA
- a CDS encoding DUF357 domain-containing protein, with translation MPAELEEKTDRYGTLLAEALEAATIAPPEGTPMAEAAAECHEMARSYLEDGRHFREEGDLVNALAAFSYGHAWLDAGARIGLFDVPTEGHLFTV, from the coding sequence ATGCCCGCTGAACTCGAGGAGAAGACCGATCGCTACGGCACCCTCTTGGCGGAGGCGCTCGAGGCGGCGACCATCGCGCCGCCGGAGGGAACCCCGATGGCGGAGGCTGCCGCGGAGTGTCACGAGATGGCCCGGTCGTACCTCGAGGACGGTCGCCACTTTCGGGAGGAAGGCGACCTGGTGAACGCGCTCGCGGCGTTCTCCTACGGACACGCCTGGCTCGATGCCGGGGCTCGGATCGGACTATTCGACGTGCCAACCGAGGGTCACCTCTTCACCGTCTGA
- a CDS encoding HTTM domain-containing protein, translated as MSSQSTSSLDRLSAAMDRFAVALQRRFEIDLRALAAFRIALGLLIILDLLNRTRHLREFHTDEGVLPLRALFSDYSDVYSVHAISGEPWVQALLFAIAGGFALALILGYRTRLATVVSWFLLVSLHIRMPMVLNSGDILLRLLLFWGIFLPLGERWAIDARRIDLPRSTLSSEATMAVLLQVFLMYFTNAIHKYGSDKWMSGEAVGFIFQADHLTILLGNVLADQFLLLKLFTYAWLVCIFASPLLILLTGYPRALLATALAGMHLGMVVTLRIDLFPLIAVSGLLLFYPPAVWDRVTALGAYLGLDTPLRARLEWLQRTAPRFPSPSASLSHPSLSTVTAGGRDAFFSVLPAMFLLLVLFANAEAVDYTEVPDPAEQVIDTTMIDQSWRMFAPNPTSNAKWFVVPGELEDGSEVDVMHGGEVDWDRPPSVDETYKSARWRKYLSNMRYVDNEKHRSYTANYLCDRWNEEHETDVESLTIYGMTDRSGPYDDEPDVARFTLIEYDCSGDFVQESA; from the coding sequence ATGTCCTCGCAATCCACCTCCAGTCTGGACCGGCTGTCAGCCGCCATGGATCGGTTCGCCGTCGCCCTCCAGCGACGGTTCGAGATAGACCTCCGGGCGCTCGCCGCGTTTCGAATCGCACTCGGGCTCCTCATCATCCTCGACCTGCTGAATCGGACTCGTCACCTCAGAGAGTTCCACACCGACGAGGGCGTCCTTCCGCTACGGGCACTTTTCTCGGACTACTCCGACGTCTACTCAGTACACGCAATTTCGGGCGAACCGTGGGTACAGGCGCTGTTATTCGCCATTGCAGGAGGGTTTGCACTCGCGTTGATACTCGGGTATCGAACTCGACTCGCAACCGTCGTCTCCTGGTTCCTGCTCGTGTCGCTGCACATTCGAATGCCGATGGTACTTAACTCGGGCGACATCCTGTTGCGATTACTGTTGTTCTGGGGAATCTTCCTCCCGCTCGGGGAGCGGTGGGCCATCGACGCCCGACGGATCGATCTGCCACGGTCGACGCTCTCGAGCGAAGCGACGATGGCCGTCCTATTACAGGTGTTCCTGATGTACTTCACTAACGCCATCCACAAGTACGGGAGCGACAAGTGGATGAGCGGAGAAGCGGTCGGCTTCATCTTCCAGGCGGACCACCTGACGATCCTCCTCGGCAATGTGCTCGCGGATCAGTTCCTGCTGCTCAAGTTGTTTACGTACGCCTGGCTCGTCTGTATCTTCGCTTCCCCACTGTTAATCCTCCTCACCGGGTATCCTCGAGCCCTGCTGGCGACGGCTCTCGCCGGAATGCACCTCGGGATGGTCGTCACCCTCCGTATCGATCTCTTCCCCCTGATCGCCGTCTCCGGGTTGCTCCTCTTTTATCCACCAGCGGTGTGGGATCGGGTGACCGCACTCGGCGCCTATCTCGGCCTGGATACGCCGCTTCGAGCACGACTCGAGTGGCTGCAGCGGACCGCCCCGAGATTCCCCTCGCCGTCGGCATCGCTGTCTCACCCGTCGCTCTCGACGGTAACCGCAGGCGGGCGCGACGCGTTTTTCTCCGTTCTTCCCGCCATGTTCCTGCTCCTCGTCCTGTTCGCCAACGCAGAGGCTGTCGACTACACCGAGGTCCCCGACCCTGCAGAGCAGGTCATCGACACTACGATGATCGATCAGAGCTGGCGGATGTTCGCCCCGAACCCCACCTCGAACGCCAAGTGGTTCGTCGTCCCTGGTGAACTCGAGGACGGTTCGGAAGTCGACGTCATGCACGGCGGGGAAGTCGACTGGGACAGGCCACCGAGCGTCGACGAGACCTACAAGAGTGCGCGCTGGCGCAAGTACCTCTCGAACATGCGATACGTCGACAACGAAAAACATCGGTCGTACACGGCGAACTACCTCTGTGATCGCTGGAACGAGGAGCACGAGACTGACGTCGAGAGCCTGACCATCTACGGAATGACGGATCGATCGGGACCGTACGACGACGAACCGGACGTCGCCCGATTCACGCTCATCGAATACGACTGCTCGGGCGACTTCGTACAGGAGTCGGCGTAG
- a CDS encoding DUF555 domain-containing protein yields the protein MHCRVVVEAAVPVFDVETEDEAIRIAISKTGEMLNPDLNYVEINMGKRTSPGGEELPPAFIAADEALVALELEITVFNVEREEHASRIARKEIGQRLENIPLEVLSVEVLEDDEDDDSDTDDSDTDDDSDTDDDSDTDSNSDNETSTDESARDDETPSEDAADDQSSETDDDVLPEFEDLLE from the coding sequence ATGCACTGCAGGGTTGTCGTCGAAGCTGCCGTGCCGGTGTTCGACGTCGAGACGGAGGACGAGGCAATCCGTATCGCCATCTCGAAAACTGGCGAGATGCTGAACCCTGACCTGAACTACGTCGAGATCAACATGGGCAAGCGCACCTCCCCCGGCGGCGAGGAACTGCCGCCCGCGTTCATCGCCGCCGACGAGGCCCTCGTCGCCCTCGAGCTCGAGATAACCGTGTTCAACGTCGAACGCGAGGAACACGCCTCCCGAATCGCCCGCAAGGAGATCGGTCAGCGCCTCGAGAACATCCCGCTGGAGGTGCTTTCGGTCGAGGTGCTCGAGGACGACGAGGACGACGACAGCGACACGGACGACAGCGACACGGACGACGACAGCGACACGGACGACGACAGCGACACGGACAGCAATAGCGACAACGAAACGTCGACCGACGAATCGGCTCGAGACGACGAGACTCCCAGCGAAGACGCCGCTGACGATCAGAGCTCCGAGACGGACGACGACGTTCTCCCCGAATTCGAAGATTTGCTCGAGTGA
- a CDS encoding thiol-disulfide oxidoreductase DCC family protein, with product MSADLEVPADAPILLFDGICNLCNGFVQFVVPRDTDEQFYFASIQSDVGKALCAEHGLPTDELESVVLIEGEDSYVKSGAIIRTASHLGGIYALLSPFRFVPRPVRDWAYDFVANRRYRWFGKKEQCMMPTGDVQSRFLERTDP from the coding sequence ATGAGCGCCGACCTCGAGGTTCCCGCAGACGCCCCAATCCTCCTCTTCGACGGCATTTGCAACCTCTGCAACGGCTTCGTCCAGTTCGTCGTCCCCCGCGATACGGACGAGCAGTTCTACTTCGCTTCGATCCAGTCCGACGTGGGCAAGGCGCTGTGTGCCGAGCACGGTCTGCCGACCGACGAACTCGAGTCGGTCGTCCTGATCGAGGGCGAGGACAGTTACGTCAAGTCGGGAGCGATCATCCGCACGGCGAGCCATCTCGGTGGGATCTACGCCCTGCTATCGCCGTTTCGGTTCGTCCCGCGCCCGGTTCGAGACTGGGCGTACGACTTCGTCGCGAACCGGCGCTACCGCTGGTTCGGGAAGAAAGAGCAGTGTATGATGCCGACGGGGGACGTGCAGTCGCGGTTCCTCGAGCGTACCGATCCCTGA
- a CDS encoding transcription initiation factor IIB translates to MTDTTIRTYSGETQREQEPRASEDEQCPECGGRLVSDSEHAETVCSECGLVVEEDEIDRGPEWRAFDSAEKDKKSRVGAPTTKMMHDQGLSTNIGWQDKDAYGRSLSSRQRQKMQRLRTWNERFRTRDSKERNLKQALGEIDRMASALGLPENVRETASVIYRRALDEDLLPGRSIEGVATSALYAAARQAGTPRSLDEIAAVSRVDRMELTRTYRYIVRQLNLEIKPADPESYVPRFISDLDLSDETERRARSLLESARKQGVHSGKSPVGLAAASVYAAALLTNEKVTQNDVSEVASISEVTIRNRYKELLEASDTMTV, encoded by the coding sequence ATGACAGATACGACAATTCGAACCTACAGTGGCGAGACACAGCGGGAACAGGAGCCGCGAGCCAGCGAGGACGAGCAGTGCCCCGAGTGCGGCGGCCGACTGGTCTCGGATAGCGAGCACGCCGAGACGGTCTGCTCGGAGTGTGGCCTGGTCGTCGAGGAAGACGAAATCGACCGCGGGCCCGAGTGGCGCGCGTTCGACTCCGCCGAGAAGGACAAGAAGTCTCGCGTCGGCGCGCCGACGACCAAGATGATGCACGACCAGGGCCTGTCGACCAACATCGGCTGGCAGGACAAGGACGCCTACGGGCGTTCGCTCTCGAGTCGCCAGCGCCAGAAGATGCAGCGCCTGCGCACCTGGAACGAGCGCTTCCGCACCCGGGACAGCAAGGAGCGCAACCTCAAGCAGGCCCTCGGCGAGATCGACCGCATGGCCAGCGCTCTCGGCCTCCCGGAGAACGTCCGGGAGACCGCCAGCGTGATCTACCGGCGAGCGCTCGACGAGGACCTGCTCCCGGGACGCTCGATCGAGGGCGTCGCCACCTCGGCGCTGTACGCCGCCGCGCGACAGGCGGGGACGCCGCGCAGCCTCGACGAGATCGCCGCCGTCAGCCGCGTCGACCGAATGGAGCTGACCCGGACCTACCGCTACATCGTCCGCCAGCTCAACCTCGAGATCAAGCCGGCCGACCCCGAGAGCTACGTCCCACGGTTCATCAGCGACCTGGACCTCTCGGACGAGACCGAGCGCCGGGCCCGGAGCCTGCTCGAGTCGGCCCGCAAGCAGGGCGTCCACAGCGGCAAGTCGCCGGTCGGCCTCGCGGCCGCGTCGGTGTACGCCGCCGCCTTGCTGACCAACGAAAAGGTCACCCAGAACGACGTCAGCGAGGTCGCGAGCATCTCCGAAGTGACCATCCGAAACCGGTACAAGGAGTTGCTCGAGGCCAGCGACACGATGACGGTCTAA
- a CDS encoding UPF0058 family protein produces MKKQELIHLHGLLAEVSNHCANWEDCSVSLDEYESLGIRPTSIHKSKTDHKAAVFALAGGITQPMREGEAEAVAATAD; encoded by the coding sequence ATGAAGAAACAAGAGCTCATTCACCTTCACGGCCTTCTTGCCGAAGTATCGAACCACTGTGCTAACTGGGAGGACTGTTCGGTTTCGCTCGACGAGTACGAGTCTCTTGGGATTCGACCGACATCGATCCACAAATCGAAAACCGATCACAAAGCTGCTGTTTTTGCGCTGGCTGGGGGAATTACGCAACCGATGCGAGAGGGGGAGGCGGAAGCAGTCGCAGCCACGGCCGACTGA